A window of the Desulforapulum autotrophicum HRM2 genome harbors these coding sequences:
- the mfd gene encoding transcription-repair coupling factor: MIKQLLDTIAKRDTSIDLTGVHGSGSAYITAKLFASNDCSLVVVLPDRKRAMAFMDELEFYLPKGKRRVIYFPGYNILPFKALSFHSETASKRIAALYKLLSRREHHLIVTHVDTLLLKMIPRKRLADAADLVINNEEIDRDLLVARLNAGGYIRTSLVEEPGDYSVRGGILDVFSPSATFPVRIELFGDYVESLRFFSPITQRGIKDIQEIEIVPANEAVIDPAELPEILGRLRKAGADAGVDPVVIRGHVDKIREEGRFPGMEGMLSIVYPELDSFMDYVPDHALFLLENPLDIEAGATAFEQKARQNYTSALAENRLSVTPESLYIEWSQVKSRLFEKKPVCFKRLTMDRRETDSAAFSFDISDNTFLSSTLKGEGKTEALFQPLADWFLDKKNDGSRAVAVCSSTTQSQRLVAILRPYGVEPTFLKGFEEVENQKPGIYCIPGYASGNLTRGFVFPEQGIALVTNQEIFGAKRRRSAGGTKRAKSQFITPEELKEGDIVVHLEHGLGRYEGLVTLKLEGISGDFILISFRDDDRLYLPVDRMEMVEKYIGVDGYSPILDKIGGKTWQKSRAKAKKEVEKMAGELLKLYAERRVAKGFAFSRPDHFFNDFEASFPFEETPDQLKAIDDVLVDMESERPMDRLVCGDVGYGKTEVAIRATFKAVTDGKQVAIVVPTTILAEQHVHTFRERFGNYPITVESLSRFRTKGEQAKIVKDLEQGKLDVVIGTHRLLQKDIAFKSLGLLVIDEEQRFGVKHKEALKKRRSSVDVLALTATPIPRTLHMSLTGMRDISIISTPPVDRQPIVSYISEYDDAIAAGAIQKELERGGQIFFIHNNIKTIFKTAENLKKLVPEVRIAVAHGRLNEASLEKAMLQFINREIDMLVCTTIVESGLDIPSANTMIINRADMFGLAQIYQLRGRIGRGEEQAYAYLFVPEEHRLTRDAQKRLAALMEHRDLGSGFQIAMKDLQIRGAGSALGGSQSGHVAAVGYDMFLKLLDEAVADLKGQPLTDPLEPEINVTLSTFISDEYVQSIEQRLTIYRRLSQMTTVKEVAAMQQELVDRFGKLPEEAGNMLLKIMLRVLCVKAGVKKLDLTNTSLTLVFSAVHQRRPQALAGGVSMINAAHEFTAENTLRFSIGGKFKPVTRALGEAKKILQVIAPLVNP; encoded by the coding sequence ATGATAAAACAACTACTTGATACCATAGCCAAACGAGATACAAGCATAGACCTGACCGGAGTCCACGGCTCAGGATCAGCTTATATCACAGCAAAATTGTTTGCAAGCAACGATTGCTCCCTGGTCGTTGTTCTTCCAGATAGAAAAAGAGCCATGGCGTTCATGGATGAGCTCGAATTCTATCTGCCCAAGGGTAAGCGGCGGGTGATCTATTTTCCTGGTTATAATATCCTGCCGTTCAAGGCCCTCTCGTTCCACAGCGAAACCGCATCAAAAAGAATTGCAGCCCTTTACAAACTGCTTTCAAGGCGTGAGCACCACCTTATTGTGACCCATGTGGATACCCTGCTCCTTAAGATGATTCCCCGAAAGCGCCTTGCCGATGCAGCAGATCTGGTGATCAACAATGAAGAGATTGATCGGGATCTTCTGGTGGCACGGCTCAATGCCGGAGGGTATATTAGAACCTCCCTTGTTGAGGAGCCCGGTGACTACTCGGTTCGGGGTGGAATTCTTGATGTCTTTTCTCCCTCAGCCACTTTTCCTGTGCGTATTGAGCTTTTTGGCGATTATGTGGAGTCCCTGCGTTTTTTTTCTCCCATTACCCAGAGGGGGATAAAAGACATCCAGGAGATTGAGATCGTTCCCGCCAATGAGGCGGTGATTGATCCTGCTGAGCTTCCCGAAATCCTGGGACGCCTGAGAAAGGCCGGGGCCGATGCCGGGGTAGATCCTGTCGTGATTCGAGGCCATGTGGACAAAATCCGGGAGGAGGGGCGATTTCCCGGCATGGAGGGCATGCTCTCCATTGTTTATCCCGAGCTTGACAGCTTTATGGACTATGTACCAGACCACGCCCTTTTTTTGCTTGAAAATCCCCTGGACATCGAGGCTGGTGCAACTGCGTTTGAACAAAAGGCCAGACAGAATTATACCAGCGCCCTTGCCGAAAATCGGCTGTCGGTTACCCCTGAGTCCCTTTATATTGAATGGTCCCAGGTCAAGTCAAGGCTGTTTGAAAAAAAGCCGGTCTGCTTCAAGCGTCTGACCATGGACCGCCGGGAGACTGACAGCGCGGCGTTTTCGTTTGACATATCCGACAACACCTTCCTCTCCTCCACCCTCAAGGGAGAGGGGAAAACCGAAGCCCTGTTTCAACCCCTGGCCGACTGGTTCCTTGACAAGAAAAATGATGGTTCCAGGGCCGTTGCCGTCTGTTCGAGCACGACCCAGTCCCAGCGGCTGGTCGCCATTTTAAGGCCCTATGGGGTCGAGCCCACCTTTTTAAAGGGGTTTGAAGAGGTGGAAAACCAGAAGCCGGGTATTTACTGCATCCCGGGGTATGCTTCCGGAAATTTGACAAGGGGGTTTGTTTTCCCTGAGCAGGGGATTGCCCTTGTTACAAACCAGGAAATTTTCGGAGCAAAAAGACGCAGAAGTGCTGGGGGAACCAAGCGGGCAAAGTCCCAGTTCATCACACCTGAGGAGCTCAAGGAAGGTGATATCGTGGTCCACCTTGAGCATGGCCTGGGAAGGTATGAGGGCCTTGTGACTCTTAAGTTAGAGGGGATCTCAGGCGATTTTATTCTCATTTCGTTCCGGGATGACGACCGTCTCTACCTGCCGGTTGATCGCATGGAGATGGTTGAAAAGTATATCGGCGTGGACGGCTACTCACCGATTCTTGACAAGATCGGCGGAAAGACCTGGCAGAAATCCAGGGCAAAGGCCAAAAAAGAGGTGGAAAAGATGGCGGGCGAGCTGTTAAAGCTCTATGCCGAGCGGCGGGTGGCTAAGGGATTTGCCTTTAGCCGGCCGGACCATTTTTTCAACGATTTTGAGGCAAGCTTTCCCTTTGAGGAAACTCCGGACCAGCTCAAGGCCATTGATGATGTCCTGGTTGATATGGAATCGGAACGGCCCATGGACCGCCTGGTGTGCGGGGATGTGGGGTATGGGAAGACCGAGGTGGCCATCCGTGCCACGTTCAAGGCGGTGACCGATGGAAAGCAGGTGGCCATTGTCGTTCCCACAACCATCCTTGCCGAGCAGCATGTTCATACGTTCCGGGAACGCTTTGGCAACTATCCCATAACCGTTGAGAGCCTTTCAAGGTTCAGGACCAAGGGTGAGCAGGCCAAGATTGTCAAGGACCTTGAACAGGGAAAGCTTGATGTTGTGATTGGGACCCATCGGCTGCTGCAAAAAGATATTGCCTTTAAATCCCTTGGACTGCTTGTGATCGATGAAGAGCAGCGGTTTGGGGTCAAACACAAGGAGGCCCTTAAAAAACGACGTAGCTCCGTGGATGTGCTTGCCCTGACGGCAACCCCCATCCCCAGGACCCTGCACATGTCCCTGACGGGCATGCGGGATATCAGCATTATTTCCACCCCCCCCGTTGACCGGCAGCCCATTGTTTCGTACATCTCTGAATATGATGACGCCATTGCCGCAGGTGCCATCCAAAAGGAGCTTGAGCGCGGCGGGCAGATCTTTTTTATTCACAACAACATCAAGACCATTTTTAAGACAGCGGAAAATCTCAAGAAACTTGTGCCTGAGGTGAGAATCGCTGTGGCCCACGGGCGATTGAATGAGGCCAGTCTTGAAAAGGCCATGCTTCAGTTTATCAACCGTGAAATCGATATGCTGGTCTGCACCACCATTGTTGAATCAGGGCTTGATATTCCGTCGGCCAACACCATGATCATTAATCGGGCCGACATGTTTGGTCTCGCCCAGATCTACCAGCTCAGGGGACGGATCGGCAGGGGAGAGGAACAGGCCTATGCCTATCTGTTTGTACCCGAAGAGCACCGCCTGACACGGGATGCCCAGAAGCGGCTTGCGGCCCTCATGGAGCACAGGGACCTTGGGTCTGGCTTTCAGATCGCCATGAAGGATCTCCAGATCAGGGGGGCGGGCTCCGCCCTTGGAGGCTCCCAGTCCGGCCATGTGGCGGCCGTGGGATATGACATGTTTTTAAAACTTCTGGATGAGGCTGTGGCCGATCTCAAGGGTCAGCCGCTGACCGATCCCCTGGAGCCTGAGATTAATGTGACCCTGTCCACCTTTATTTCCGACGAGTATGTCCAGTCCATTGAGCAGCGTTTGACCATCTATCGGCGGCTGTCCCAGATGACCACGGTAAAGGAGGTTGCCGCCATGCAGCAGGAGCTTGTGGACCGGTTTGGTAAGCTTCCGGAAGAGGCGGGTAACATGCTGTTGAAGATCATGCTCAGGGTGCTGTGCGTCAAAGCCGGTGTCAAGAAACTCGACCTGACCAACACCTCTTTGACCCTTGTGTTTTCAGCCGTTCACCAGCGACGGCCCCAGGCCCTTGCCGGTGGTGTTTCAATGATCAATGCCGCCCATGAATTTACAGCCGAAAATACGCTTCGATTTTCAATCGGCGGGAAGTTTAAACCCGTTACCCGGGCCCTTGGAGAGGCCAAAAAAATCCTTCAGGTCATTGCCCCCCTTGTGAATCCATGA
- a CDS encoding patatin-like phospholipase family protein, with product MDRVKKVALVLGSGSSRGWAHIGAIEALLEEKIPIDFIVGCSVGSYIAAIYAGNGLQNLKEFVLSMDGKKMFSYFDIVVPHSGLLNGTKKLKELFSMHTSATLFSDLFIPVMMVATDIDTGDKVVLKSGELMEALRATMSYPGLFAPVRIKDRWLVDGGLVDPIPVGIARATEADIVIAVDLNSGVVSHNKSHCPSEPEKQKPEEQKKDLPQAPRGELARKISDFYTNAGTSLKKKMSDFLGTDPTMPDIMETLTNSIGIMQDRITRINIAVDPPDILIQPRLGATKMMDFDHVAHVIEEGYISVKEKIEDIRALL from the coding sequence ATGGATAGGGTAAAGAAGGTGGCGCTGGTGCTTGGCAGCGGATCTTCCAGGGGGTGGGCACATATCGGAGCCATTGAGGCCCTCCTGGAAGAAAAAATACCCATTGATTTCATTGTCGGATGCAGCGTGGGCTCCTATATAGCAGCCATCTATGCCGGCAACGGCCTTCAAAACCTCAAAGAATTTGTCCTGAGCATGGACGGCAAAAAAATGTTCTCGTACTTTGATATTGTGGTTCCCCATTCCGGCCTTTTAAACGGAACCAAAAAGCTCAAAGAACTCTTTTCCATGCACACCAGCGCCACCCTTTTTTCAGACCTTTTCATCCCCGTGATGATGGTTGCAACAGATATTGACACCGGAGACAAGGTGGTATTAAAATCCGGAGAATTAATGGAGGCCCTGCGGGCCACCATGTCCTATCCAGGCCTGTTCGCTCCGGTTCGGATCAAGGACCGATGGCTTGTGGATGGCGGCCTTGTGGATCCTATCCCCGTTGGCATCGCAAGGGCCACTGAAGCCGACATCGTTATTGCCGTCGATCTGAACAGCGGCGTTGTTTCCCACAATAAAAGCCACTGCCCATCCGAACCAGAAAAACAAAAACCCGAGGAACAAAAAAAGGACCTCCCCCAGGCCCCCAGGGGAGAGCTGGCCAGAAAAATCTCGGATTTCTACACAAACGCCGGGACAAGCCTCAAAAAAAAGATGTCCGATTTTCTTGGCACGGATCCCACCATGCCAGACATCATGGAAACCCTGACCAACTCCATTGGCATCATGCAGGACAGAATCACACGGATCAACATTGCCGTGGACCCGCCGGACATACTGATCCAACCCCGTCTGGGGGCAACAAAAATGATGGATTTTGACCATGTGGCCCATGTCATTGAAGAAGGCTACATCAGCGTAAAGGAAAAAATCGAGGATATCAGGGCGCTGCTGTAG